The following proteins come from a genomic window of Chaetodon auriga isolate fChaAug3 chromosome 16, fChaAug3.hap1, whole genome shotgun sequence:
- the wizb gene encoding protein Wiz isoform X4 — translation MEEEADNSEGPKRPKGKETKEPERDVYSFPGDSDPESPPPAPWAHCTFIQRCRKKRVLLKPFSGLGTLKRTLPETGKRARVSPQKSKPAEPAQLNQGGGVYDFEEVNFAEGALEEPIKFRDRGGKRDKGKESEAVPGKEIFTCVECSIYFKKQVHLQEHIVEHCQSGAGGGSRLGKGGRFRCTECGWNLPNRLTLADHHRRHQESRLKILEEIEKLNENGKAREIQKLDSKVVKHISPDPAIMQDACAASIPGKESDPEIVTSPPLSPAPISTADADPAVLDSDATAPNSVRTPAQARPVSAYRRRFVCTKCNFSTRTSQALANHTKTHNRKKPALQADPPSPGSPSCLASTSLACGHCAFLTSSQTVMREHQKLAHPGQVSISGAQADETGQHSRSNAGARISKPIVDSDHLSGSGSGSLPDAAQGKSQQGDTASEDSTIRDSAAARPTSQVVFKCVGNRRFSRRGKTWTDLAKFHHRQDDDKLSGSEEEEEQDKDESTELDTECSQQEASSPVGMKPHTRARSNTDECSAQQRATSSLPPKKSVTKDEDKLEGERDGKVFFLRRSNRVTAAPAEIDSDDDDDDIDEERVRRFLSEGILDEDNGGIDEDAEALKSVERKCPYCPDRFHNGIGLANHVRGHLNRVGVSYNVRHFISPEEVNAIEKKFSYQKKKKKVANFDPDTFSVMHCEFCSAGFDTRAGLSSHARAHLRDFGITNWDVTISPIHILRELFSSRPDLVIPTAPPRSPGSSLEEGEEEEEEEKEEEREGIIEVKLEGETSERTLSAAASDSQPTASPQHCKKEDCEEECEGEEEEAAEEEDEEELQLPAVDGLRSSPGKTGLCSVDTDSLSPGEDADSKVHNLKCEVCGAQFETRRGLSSHARSHLRQLGISVSESSGAPINLLYQIAKERNVDSQISSPLLEPLSANNSSPSVPQKDEDLEDMDLDEKPIPLSILAKAEKAVPPSSSSTPTPSPGASPAPPHSGSPSSVVRKAPISSLLPVSSPLRSPEHKAGGMKTLTSNLSAPATITASKPLWAPQENDAPLNLTLEVDPNKDIVCQLCGAWFETRKGLSSHARAHLRHFGVEYSESKGSPIDLLNQLIDTDDFKHKASALQLDSHTEPRGLTTTLSSPKQSSLLSLSSSSSSSSSSSLLYKATTAGGGSTSKATSSSASSLLGPPAKRLKSSSMRVFRLSSGELMALPHSEPPKEIGCEFCGEYFENRKGLSSHARSHLRQMGITEWSVNGSPIDTLREIITRRGLPCALPLKPLKTPPPSSPGPPRSPLSTSSSPSATLLGRLPFAFARPSSPAQPAVSKPNSAPPTSSSGLILKLKPEPVQLEVTTPGAVGRSAGFSGEPLNWSSSDSVLPLNLAMAHEVEPTRDIRCEFCGEYFENRKGLSSHARSHLRQMGITEWSVNGSPIDTLREVMHKRGVGASSHSDQGVKKESSHRANSPPWENTGGTGSSEGLGVSGYHSSKFRKSPLSLLQSGSRLHKQGLGSVGASATPPTGKFFRISPLGKRPLSEEAQSVETGHSPPPQLKTFSPQPHDFSFKRKPSPDKHRHQDPSCELCGFYFENRKALASHARAHLRQFGVTEWCVNGSPIETLSAWMRSRPQKVLEMHRSYMQGSRSTLKKKSSSPLTASADSDRILPISSQKASSSSSSSSSSSSSQWSSSLAVSLVRPLSREVSQESSKTAEDEAGANPLAAPIRPGCSSPGLSQLAGDLPLQAQVARSELNVRLPRGFERRPLKHPSCPDGTERDSGPPKPPRTGTVPALVPKPPSYPLVKLVGKFYTLKCRFCEVEFHGPLSVQEDWIRHLQQHILKMNYNKPAAPKAASAGPPAPADDSAPVQASAPASTSTSTSTTTSTTPALTSTPTLTTAPNSRSPTPPAECAPPVTATEIVKVSEEQPAPSPASVALPTQTA, via the exons atggaggaggaggcagacaaTAGTGAGGGACCGAAAAGGCCCAagggaaaagaaacaaaggagcCTGAGAGAGATGTGTACAGCTTCCCTGGAGACTCAGACCCTGAGAGTCCCCCTCCTGCCCCCTGGGCTCATTGCACATTCATTCAGCGGTGCAGAAAGAAGAGGGTGCTGCTCAAGCCCTTCTCCGGACTTGGAACCTTGAAACGCACGTTGCCTGAGACTGGCAAGCGGGCAAGAGTGAGTCCTCAAAAATCCAAACCTGCTGAGCCGGCACAGCTGaatcaaggtggaggagtttATGATTTTGAAGAAGTGAACTTTGCAGAGGGAGCATTGGAAGAGCCGATAAagttcagagacagaggagggaaaagagacaaaggaaaagaaagtgagGCAGTGCCAGGTAAAGAAATCTTCACCTGTGTGGAATGTAGCATTTACTTCAAAAAGCAGGTCCACCTGCAGGAGCACATAGTTGAGCACTGTCAGAGTGGTGCAGGTGGTGGCAGCCGTTTAGGAAAGGGCGGCCGTTTTCGGTGCACTGAGTGTGGATGGAACCTTCCAAATCGGCTCACACTGGCAGACCACCACAGAAGGCACCAGGAGTCCCGTCTAAAGATCTTGGAGGAGATCGAGAAGCTGAATGAAAATGGGAAGGCAAGAGAGATTCAGAAACTCGACAGTAAGGTGGTGAAGCATATCAGCCCAGACCCAGCTATTATGCAAGATGCATGTGCAGCCTCGATTCCAGGCAAAGAGTCAGACCCAGAAATAGTCACATCTCCACCTCTTTCCCCAGCCCCAATTTCAACAGCAGACGCAGACCCAGCAGTTCTTGACTCAGATGCAACTGCTCCGAATTCAGTTCGAACTCCAGCTCAGGCCCGACCTGTGTCTGCCTACCGCCGCCGCTTTGTCTGCACCAAGTGTAACTTCAGCACAAGAACCTCCCAGGCACTGGCTAATCACACCAAGACCCACAACAGGAAAAAACCTGCCCTCCAGGCTGACCCCCCATCCCCTGGTTCACCGTCATGTTTGGCATCGACTTCCCTGGCCTGTGGTCATTGTGCCTTCCTGACCTCAAGTCAGACTGTCATGAGGGAACACCAGAAACTTGCTCACCCTGGACAAGTCTCTATCAGTGGGGCGCAGGCTGATGAGACTGGCCAGCATTCAAGATCTAATGCGGGTGCTCGAATTTCAAAACCCATCGTAGATTCTGACCACCTCTCTGGGTCTGGATCTGGATCCCTGCCCGACGCAGCTCAAGGCAAAAGCCAGCAAGGAGATACTGCCTCTGAGGACAGCACAATACGAGACAGCGCAGCAGCTCGGCCCACGAGCCAGGTGGTCTTCAAGTGTGTTGGGAACAGGAGATTCAGCAGAAGAGGCAAGACTTGGACTGATCTGGCCAAGTTTCATCATAGACAGGATGATGACAAGCTCTCCgggagtgaagaagaagaagagcaggacaAAGATGAGAGCACAGAGCTTGACACTGAGTGTTCCCAACAAGAGGCCAGCTCACCTGTTGGCATGAAACCGCACACCAGAGCACGATCAAACACAG ATGAGtgttcagcacagcagagagctACATCATCGCTCCCTCCGAAGAAGAGTGTGACGAAGGACGAAGACAAGCTggaaggggagagagatggaaaggtTTTCTTTTTGAGGAGGAGCAACCGGGTtactgctgctcctgcagaaattgacagtgatgatgacgacgacgacaTTGACGAGGAACGCGTGCGACGTTTCCTGTCAGAGGGCATCTTGGATGAAGACAACGGTGGGATTGATGAGGACGCAGAGGCACTCAAGAGTGTGGAGAGGAAATGCCCCTACTGCCCCGATCGATTTCATAATGGCATCGGGCTTGCCAATCACGTGAGAGGCCACCTGAACCGAGTGGGCGTCAGCTACAATGTGCGTCACTTCATATCCCCCGAGGAAGTCAATGCGATTGAGAAGAAGTTCTCCtatcagaagaagaaaaaaaaag TTGCCAACTTTGACCCGGACACATTCAGTGTGATGCACTGTGAGTTCTGCAGCGCCGGCTTCGACACCCGGGCCGGCCTGTCCAGCCATGCCCGGGCCCACCTCCGCGACTTCGGCATCACTAACTGGGACGTTACAATCTCTCCCATCCACATCCTGAGGGAGTTGTTCTCCAGCAGGCCTGACCTTGTAATCCCCACAGCACCCCCTCGGAGCCCCGGCTCTTCActggaggagggtgaggaggaagaggaagaggaaaaagaggaggaaagggagggaatCATTGAGGTAAAGCTAGAGGGGGAGACAAGTGAAAGGACGctgagtgctgctgcttctgatTCGCAGCCTACAGCATCTCCTCAACACTGCAAGAAGGAGGACTGTGAAGAAGAATGTGAAG gtgaggaggaggaagcagctgaggaagaggatgaggaggagctgcagcttccAGCTGTGGACGGTCTGAGGTCGAGCCCTGGGAAAACAGGGCTGTGCAGCGTGGACACGGACAGCCTCTCTCCTGGGGAGGATGCAGACTCCAAGG TCCACAACTTGAAGTGTGAGGTGTGTGGAGCTCAGTTTGAGACCCGGAGGGGACTGTCGAGCCACGCCCGCTCTCACTTGCGCCAGTTGGGCATCAGTGTTTCAGAGAGCAGCGGGGCGCCCATCAACCTCCTCTACCAAATCGCCAAGGAGCGCAACGTAGACAGCCAAATAAGCTCACCTCTCCTGGAGCCGCTTTCAGCCAACAACTCCTCCCCGTCTGTTCCTCAGAAAGATGAGGATTTAGAAGACATGGACTTAGACGAGAAAcccatccctctctccatcctggcCAAAGCGGAGAAAGCGGTGCcgccctcttcttcctccacgCCCACACCTTCTCCTGGTGCCTCTCCAGCTCCGCCTCATTCTGGCTCCCCTTCCTCAGTAGTGAGGAAAGCCcccatttcctctctgctgcccgTGTCTTCCCCCTTGCGCTCCCCGGAGCACAAGGCTGGGGGAATGAAAACCTTGACCTCTAACCTCTCTGCCCCGGCCACCATCACAGCAAGCAAACCCCTCTGGGCCCCGCAGGAGAATGACGCTCCTCTCAACCTCA CGCTGGAGGTGGACCCCAACAAGGACATTGTTTGTCAGTTGTGCGGCGCCTGGTTTGAGACTCGGAAAGGCCTGTCCAGCCACGCGCGAGCCCACCTGCGGCACTTTGGGGTGGAGTACTCCGAATCCAAGGGCTCTCCCATCGACCTCCTGAACCAGCTCATCGATACCGACGACTTCAAGCACAAAGCCAGTGCACTGCAGCTCGACAGCCACACGGAACCACGGGGCCTCACGACCACGCTCTCCTCCCCAAAGCAGTCCTCCTTGCTGAGCCTGTCTtcgtcctcctcatcctcctcctcttcatccctcctctaTAAGGCGACCACAGCTGGGGGTGGGTCGACATCCAAAGctacctcttcctctgcctcatctttACTTGGCCCACCTGCCAAGCGTCTCAAGTCTTCTTCCATGCGGGTCTTCCGCCTGAGTAGTGGGGAGCTTATGGCCCTTCCACACA GTGAACCACCAAAGGAAATAGGCTGTGAGTTCTGCGGGGAATACTTTGAGAACCGGAAAGGCCTCTCCAGCCACGCCCGCTCCCACCTGCGCCAGATGGGCATCACTGAGTGGTCTGTTAACGGCTCGCCAATCGACACCCTGAGGGAGATCATCACAAGACGGGGCCTGCCTTGCGCTCTTCCTCTGAAACCTCTCAAAACTCCACCTCCGTCCTCTCCGGGCCCCCCTCGCTCACCTCTGtcgacctcctcctctccttcagctACCCTCCTCGGTCGTTTGCCCTTCGCCTTTGCCCGCCCTTCCAGCCCTGCTCAGCCCGCAGTGTCGAAACCGAACTCCGCTCCACCAACGTCTTCTAGCGGGCTGATCCTCAAGCTGAAACCCGAGCCGGTGCAGCTGGAGGTGACCACGCCTGGAGCTGTGGGGAGGTCTGCTGGCTTCTCTGGTGAACCTCTCAACTGGAGCAGCTCTGACAGTGTGCTCCCCCTCAACTTGG CCATGGCCCATGAAGTGGAGCCTACAAGAGATATTCGCTGTGAGTTCTGTGGGGAATACTTTGAGAACCGTAAAGGCCTCTCCAGCCACGCCCGCTCCCACCTGCGCCAGATGGGTATCACTGAGTGGTCTGTGAACGGCTCGCCCATCGACACCCTGAGGGAAGTAATGCACAAGAGAGGCGTGGGCGCCTCCTCTCACTCAGACCAGGGAGTGAAGAAGGAGTCGAGCCACAGAGCCAACAGCCCCCCATGGGAGAACACAGGGGGCACGGGCAGTTCAGAGGGTTTGGGCGTTTCAGGCTATCACTCCTCCAAATTCCGCAAATCCCCTCTCAGTTTGCTGCAGTCAGGGTCAAGGCTCCACAAGCAGGGCCTGGGGTCTGTGGGCGCATCTGCTACCCCACCCACAGGGAAGTTCTTCAGGATTTCCCCGCTGGGGAAAAGACCTCTGTCTGAGGAGGCTCAGTCAGTGGAGACTGGCCACTCACCACCTCCTCAGCTTAAGACTTTCTCACCTCAGCCACATGATTTCTCCTTCAAAAGGAAACCTTCCCCAGACAAGCACAGACACCAAG ATCCCAGCTGTGAGCTATGTGGCTTCTACTTTGAGAACCGTAAGGCCCTGGCGAGCCACGCGCGAGCCCACCTGAGGCAGTTCGGTGTGACTGAGTGGTGTGTAAATGGCTCCCCCATCGAGACGCTTAGCGCCTGGATGCGCAGCAGGCCGCAGAAGGTGTTGGAGATGCATCGTAGCTACATGCAGGGTAGCCGCTCCACCCTCAAGAAG aAGAGCAGCTCACCTCTCACTGCGTCAGCAGATTCTGATCGTATCCTCCCCATCTCATCGCAGaaggcctcctcttcctcgtcctcctcctcctcctcgtcctcctcccaGTGGTCTTCGTCTCTGGCTGTAAGCCTGGTGCGACCACTGAGCCGCGAGGTCAGCCAGGAATCCTCCAAGACCGCTGAGGATGAAGCTGGTGCCAATCCACTGGCCGCTCCCATCAGGCCCGGCTGCAGCAGTCCAGGCCTCTCGCAGCTCGCCGGCGACCTCCCGCTTCAAGCACAGGTGGCACGCAGCGAGCTGAACGTCCGCCTGCCCAGAG GTTTTGAGCGTCGGCCCTTGAAGCACCCGTCTTGCCCAGatgggacagagagggacagcgGCCCTCCTAAACCCCCCCGCACAGGCACCGTCCCCGCCCTGGTGCCCAAACCACCTTCCTACCCACTGGTCAAACTGGTGGGCAAGTTCTACACCCTGAAGTGCCG GTTCTGCGAGGTGGAGTTTCACGGTCCGCTGTCGGTGCAGGAGGACTGGATCAGacacctccagcagcacatCCTCAAGATGAACTACAACAAGCCTGCTGCACCCAAAGCAGCCTCCGCTGGACCCCCTGCCCCAGCTGATGACTCAGCCCCGGTCCAGGCCTCTGCCccagcctccacctccacctctacCTCTACTACCACCTCTACCACACCTGCCCTCACCTCCACCCCGACCCTCACCACAGCTCCCAACAGCCGCTCCCCTACGCCTCCAGCCGAGTGTGCTCCGCCTGTCACTGCCACAGAGATAGTAAAGGTCTCAGAGGAGCAGCCCGCCCCATCTCCAGCCTCTGTCGCCCTCCCCACCCAGACAGCGTAA